A window of the Sporosarcina sp. FSL K6-2383 genome harbors these coding sequences:
- a CDS encoding SDR family oxidoreductase → MNILILGATGRVGSQLVTAALHGKHHVTALVRTPEKIQIDSENITIIQGNVLSKNDLVRAMDGIDVVISSLNTDDTTTLSGSMPLIIEAMENEGIQRIITIGTAGILQSRTTPTVLRYQSNESKRKSTRAAEEHHKVYDMLKQSTLEWTIVCPTYLPDGESVGEYRVERDFLPVDGVKISVSDTAEFAYKQIESSHYIKSRVGIAY, encoded by the coding sequence TTGAATATTTTAATTTTAGGTGCAACTGGGCGAGTTGGAAGTCAACTAGTAACCGCTGCCCTTCATGGCAAACATCATGTTACTGCATTAGTTCGTACTCCAGAGAAGATTCAAATAGATAGTGAAAATATAACGATTATTCAAGGGAATGTTTTATCTAAAAATGATCTAGTACGTGCAATGGACGGGATTGATGTAGTGATTAGTTCTCTAAACACTGATGACACAACTACTTTATCAGGGAGTATGCCATTAATTATCGAAGCAATGGAAAACGAAGGTATACAAAGAATTATCACGATAGGAACTGCGGGAATCTTACAAAGTAGAACGACGCCAACCGTACTCCGTTATCAATCAAATGAATCAAAACGTAAATCAACCCGTGCAGCAGAAGAACACCATAAAGTTTACGATATGCTTAAACAATCAACACTCGAGTGGACGATTGTATGTCCTACGTATTTACCGGATGGAGAAAGTGTAGGTGAATATCGTGTGGAACGTGATTTTTTACCCGTAGATGGCGTTAAAATATCCGTATCAGATACAGCAGAATTTGCATATAAGCAGATTGAAAGTAGCCATTATATAAAATCACGTGTAGGCATCGCCTACTAA
- a CDS encoding peptide chain release factor 3, with the protein MDKPIQEEIASRRTFAIISHPDAGKTTITEKLLYFGGAIRDAGTVKGKKTGKFATSDWMEIEKQRGISVTSSVMQFDYDGKRVNILDTPGHEDFSEDTYRTLMAVDAAVMMVDSAKGIEPQTIKLFKVCRMRGIPIFTFINKMDRQGKEPLELMEELEEVLGIESYAMNWPIGMGKEFLGIYDRFNNRIEQVRVEDEKRFLTLNEDGGLAEEHPMAETSYYKQALEDVLLLNEAGNDFDEERVAKGELTPVFFGSALTNFGVQTFLETFLQFAPAPQSRMTKDEAEVNPYSEEFSGFIFKIQANMNPMHRDRIAFVRIVSGAFERGMTVTVPRISKTFKLTQTTQFLADDRETVDEAVAGDIIGLHDTGNYQIGDTVIGGKSSFQFDALPQFTPELFVRVTAKNVMKSKHFHKGILQLVQEGAIQYYRTLHTEEVLLGAVGQLQFEVFEHRMKNEYNVEVRMEHVGSKVARWIENESDVKESMTGQRAMLVKDRYDNLVFLFENDFAMRWFHDKYPDIRLYSLL; encoded by the coding sequence ATGGATAAACCTATACAAGAAGAAATTGCATCACGGCGTACATTTGCAATCATTTCTCACCCGGATGCTGGGAAAACAACGATTACGGAGAAATTGCTTTATTTCGGTGGTGCGATTCGTGATGCAGGTACAGTGAAAGGAAAGAAGACGGGGAAATTTGCGACGTCTGACTGGATGGAAATTGAGAAGCAGCGTGGAATTTCGGTTACATCATCCGTTATGCAATTTGACTATGACGGCAAGCGCGTCAACATTCTCGATACACCTGGACACGAAGATTTCAGTGAGGATACGTACCGTACGTTAATGGCTGTTGATGCCGCAGTCATGATGGTCGACTCGGCCAAAGGGATTGAGCCACAGACGATTAAATTATTTAAGGTTTGTCGTATGCGTGGGATTCCGATCTTTACGTTCATCAACAAAATGGACCGTCAAGGGAAAGAGCCACTTGAATTAATGGAAGAATTGGAAGAAGTGCTTGGTATTGAATCCTATGCGATGAACTGGCCGATCGGGATGGGGAAAGAGTTCCTCGGTATTTACGATCGTTTCAATAATCGTATTGAACAGGTTCGCGTGGAAGATGAAAAACGTTTTCTTACGTTGAATGAAGACGGTGGACTTGCTGAAGAACATCCGATGGCAGAAACATCTTATTATAAACAAGCACTCGAAGACGTTCTTTTATTAAACGAAGCAGGTAATGATTTTGATGAAGAACGTGTGGCGAAAGGTGAACTAACGCCGGTATTTTTCGGCAGTGCGTTGACAAACTTTGGTGTGCAAACATTTTTAGAAACATTTTTACAATTTGCGCCAGCGCCACAATCACGCATGACGAAGGATGAAGCAGAAGTCAATCCGTATTCGGAAGAGTTTTCAGGTTTCATCTTCAAAATTCAAGCGAATATGAACCCGATGCATCGAGACCGTATCGCGTTTGTCCGTATCGTTTCAGGCGCATTCGAACGTGGGATGACCGTCACTGTGCCACGTATTTCGAAAACATTTAAGTTGACACAGACGACGCAATTCCTAGCGGATGACCGTGAAACTGTCGATGAGGCGGTAGCTGGCGATATTATCGGCTTGCATGATACAGGGAACTACCAAATTGGTGATACAGTCATCGGTGGGAAATCATCCTTCCAATTCGATGCATTGCCACAGTTTACGCCAGAGCTTTTCGTGCGTGTAACGGCGAAAAACGTTATGAAATCGAAGCATTTCCATAAAGGGATTTTGCAGCTTGTCCAAGAAGGGGCTATCCAATATTACCGAACGCTTCATACAGAAGAAGTATTGCTCGGGGCAGTTGGTCAACTACAATTTGAAGTGTTTGAGCACCGCATGAAAAATGAATACAATGTGGAAGTACGCATGGAACACGTCGGATCGAAAGTAGCGCGCTGGATTGAAAACGAAAGCGACGTGAAAGAATCGATGACAGGGCAGCGCGCAATGCTCGTGAAGGATCGCTATGATAATTTAGTGTTCTTATTTGAAAATGACTTCGCCATGCGTTGGTTCCACGATAAATATCCGGACATCCGGTTATATAGCTTGTTATGA
- a CDS encoding lipoprotein BA_5634 family protein — MKKTILGIFTALMAVMVLTGCGLFAKANGVILYGEEEEVVKAVEKEKEKDDFIEEEQHKFKMLIKDDREIMILAEKTAQSLVKKKLISEITNQAKAKTEVISSLSKVAKGEGLLFTKDKAYELEIENITIKDEGNLVIGEGRVFTDLFLIVNDEDWASLAGTEKTMAILKYDTDPSAEGLRYEVEKTQLVRIQD, encoded by the coding sequence ATGAAAAAAACAATACTAGGTATCTTCACAGCACTTATGGCGGTAATGGTACTAACCGGTTGCGGTTTGTTTGCAAAGGCAAATGGAGTAATCTTATATGGAGAAGAAGAGGAAGTTGTAAAAGCCGTGGAGAAAGAAAAAGAAAAAGATGATTTTATAGAAGAAGAGCAGCATAAATTCAAGATGTTAATAAAAGATGATCGCGAAATCATGATCTTAGCAGAAAAAACAGCTCAATCACTTGTAAAGAAAAAATTAATAAGTGAAATAACAAATCAAGCAAAAGCTAAAACGGAAGTAATTTCATCTCTTTCGAAAGTAGCTAAAGGCGAAGGATTGCTTTTTACTAAGGACAAAGCATACGAATTGGAAATAGAGAATATCACCATTAAGGATGAAGGTAATTTGGTCATTGGGGAAGGAAGAGTATTTACAGACCTATTTTTAATTGTAAATGATGAAGATTGGGCTTCTTTAGCAGGAACAGAAAAAACAATGGCTATATTAAAGTACGACACAGATCCAAGTGCTGAGGGGTTAAGGTATGAAGTCGAAAAAACACAGCTAGTTCGAATACAAGACTGA
- a CDS encoding efflux RND transporter permease subunit: MKISDFSIKRPVFTIVTMFLVIILGAVSFYRIPVTLIPELNPPIGVVVTSYPGASPAEVSEKLTKPLENSLSTAPGLKSMQSSSQEGSNFILLMFDWSTNIDDVQLDIMQRVDQVPVPEGANKPRFMKFDPSQFPVIQLSLRATTDEADIRKIAEQLETELRRTEGVASVTVSGKLVEEVQIILDQQKLESNGLVQSDVVQMIQANNVSMPGEPIETQDGQQLTTRILSTLTTIADIRGVIVGANPLTGAKVTIGDVADVSLVEADSATTTRANDQRAVLMSVLQESGSNTADVSTAFKESLDKLLEKEEFAGVEAAILFDQGDYVKLAINNIGQSLILGGIFAMLILFLFLRGVKSPIIIGVAIPYSVIVTFVLMYFADFSLNIMTLGALALGIGMLVDNAIVVIENIERHLAMGKEPKHAASEGTKEVGGAITASTLTTLAVFVPVIFISGLIGQIFTEFALTISFSLFASLVVALTVVPMMASHLLKKPKRNVAARRRRSKSLGSFERSVKWALKYRVIILFMTVVLLVLSGFGLFKVGTEFLPSTDEGFVSVSVKLPNGSSPTATDEVVKRIEAQLKDEPDVEVYVSLVGGTQEGMAQGSSKANVAEIYVKLVPLADRERSIFEFVDAVQPKVLQEVGDEATIGFVMQTAAGSSPNTLSFALNDTNEFRLNETVLELNEELTGLDAVMEVTNNLQNTVDEIQIQLDRDKAAAQGLTPYYIAQTVNSVTRGSFATQVIGENEAVLAVHVQYDKKFRDSIEQLEKLKLRTPAGTFVPLSEVAAVSIAEGPVSIQRVDQAHSVTFNVKYESSQSLGDMTKKVNALIAELGVPEEVELTYSGDRELFENAIDDMLMALVLAVVLVYIVMAAQFESFKYPFVIMFSVPLMVIGVAVGLFMTNTPISVTVIIGVLVLVGIVVNNGIVLVDYINQRKEAGLSSYDAIIVAVRDRVRPILMTALTTILGLLPLALGLGEGTEMNQPMGIAVIGGLLTSTLLTLYIVPIIYSLFDRETRRRAVGDK; the protein is encoded by the coding sequence ATGAAAATAAGTGATTTCTCGATAAAAAGACCTGTATTTACGATTGTGACGATGTTTCTCGTTATCATTCTTGGAGCGGTGTCATTTTATCGCATTCCGGTGACACTTATACCTGAATTGAACCCGCCGATAGGTGTTGTTGTGACCAGCTATCCGGGAGCTTCACCAGCTGAGGTTAGTGAGAAGTTGACGAAGCCTCTTGAAAATAGTTTGTCGACCGCACCAGGCTTGAAATCGATGCAATCTTCGTCGCAGGAAGGTTCGAACTTTATTCTGCTCATGTTTGATTGGTCGACGAATATTGACGATGTACAGCTCGATATTATGCAACGAGTGGATCAAGTGCCTGTTCCAGAGGGGGCCAATAAACCGCGTTTCATGAAATTTGACCCGTCTCAATTTCCAGTGATTCAGTTGTCGTTAAGGGCTACAACAGATGAAGCGGATATACGGAAAATTGCAGAGCAGCTGGAAACTGAATTACGACGGACAGAAGGCGTTGCGAGTGTAACGGTTTCGGGAAAATTAGTAGAAGAAGTCCAAATTATTTTGGATCAGCAAAAGCTGGAGTCTAACGGGCTTGTACAATCGGATGTCGTCCAAATGATCCAAGCGAATAATGTGTCGATGCCGGGCGAGCCGATTGAGACGCAAGATGGCCAGCAATTGACGACTCGTATTTTGAGTACCTTGACGACGATTGCTGACATTCGAGGTGTTATTGTCGGTGCGAATCCATTAACAGGAGCCAAAGTGACGATTGGGGACGTCGCGGATGTCTCGCTTGTGGAAGCAGACTCTGCTACCACTACGCGTGCCAATGATCAGCGAGCTGTTCTGATGTCTGTCCTGCAAGAGTCAGGCTCAAACACTGCCGATGTTTCCACTGCATTTAAAGAGTCATTGGACAAACTGCTGGAAAAAGAAGAATTTGCTGGTGTTGAAGCGGCTATTTTGTTTGATCAAGGTGATTACGTCAAGCTGGCCATTAATAATATCGGGCAGTCTCTCATACTGGGTGGTATTTTTGCCATGCTCATTTTGTTTTTGTTCCTGCGAGGTGTGAAAAGTCCAATCATCATTGGTGTTGCCATTCCCTACTCTGTTATTGTCACGTTTGTGCTGATGTATTTTGCCGATTTCTCACTTAATATTATGACGCTAGGTGCACTAGCACTTGGTATTGGGATGTTAGTCGATAATGCGATTGTTGTCATTGAAAATATTGAAAGGCATTTAGCGATGGGGAAAGAGCCGAAACATGCTGCATCTGAAGGGACGAAAGAGGTCGGCGGAGCAATTACAGCTTCGACCTTGACGACGTTAGCTGTGTTTGTTCCGGTTATTTTCATTAGCGGTCTAATTGGTCAAATCTTTACAGAGTTTGCCTTGACGATTTCATTTAGTTTATTTGCATCCCTCGTCGTTGCATTGACGGTTGTTCCGATGATGGCAAGCCATTTGTTAAAGAAGCCAAAGCGCAATGTAGCAGCACGCAGACGGCGCTCGAAATCACTAGGTAGCTTTGAAAGATCAGTCAAGTGGGCATTGAAGTATCGCGTAATTATCTTATTCATGACGGTGGTATTATTGGTACTAAGTGGCTTTGGTTTATTCAAGGTGGGAACTGAGTTTTTGCCGTCAACGGACGAAGGATTTGTGAGCGTTTCGGTGAAATTACCGAATGGTTCGTCTCCAACAGCGACAGATGAGGTCGTAAAGCGCATTGAGGCGCAGTTGAAAGATGAGCCGGATGTGGAGGTATATGTGAGCCTTGTGGGTGGCACGCAGGAAGGAATGGCGCAAGGATCATCTAAAGCGAATGTTGCTGAAATTTACGTAAAACTCGTGCCACTTGCCGATAGAGAACGTTCTATTTTTGAATTTGTGGATGCTGTACAACCAAAGGTGTTGCAGGAAGTAGGAGACGAAGCGACGATTGGCTTTGTTATGCAAACGGCAGCGGGCTCGAGCCCGAATACATTGTCGTTTGCATTGAATGATACGAACGAGTTTCGATTGAATGAAACTGTGTTGGAGTTGAACGAAGAACTCACTGGGCTTGATGCGGTGATGGAAGTAACGAATAATTTACAAAATACGGTTGATGAAATCCAAATACAACTAGACCGAGACAAAGCGGCAGCTCAAGGATTGACACCCTATTATATTGCGCAAACGGTCAATAGTGTCACACGGGGTTCATTTGCCACACAAGTTATTGGTGAAAATGAAGCAGTGCTTGCGGTACATGTGCAATATGACAAGAAATTCCGCGATAGTATCGAGCAATTGGAAAAACTGAAACTACGAACACCAGCAGGGACTTTTGTGCCGCTAAGTGAAGTAGCTGCTGTGTCGATTGCGGAAGGACCTGTCTCCATTCAACGTGTTGATCAGGCGCACTCGGTTACTTTTAATGTGAAATATGAGTCGTCACAATCACTTGGAGATATGACGAAGAAAGTAAATGCTTTAATTGCAGAATTAGGGGTGCCAGAAGAGGTTGAATTGACGTATAGTGGAGATCGCGAATTATTTGAAAATGCGATTGACGATATGCTAATGGCTTTGGTGCTTGCTGTAGTACTTGTTTATATTGTGATGGCGGCGCAGTTCGAATCATTCAAATACCCATTTGTCATCATGTTTTCTGTTCCTTTGATGGTTATTGGTGTGGCGGTAGGGCTGTTTATGACGAACACGCCGATTAGTGTGACAGTAATTATCGGGGTACTCGTTCTTGTCGGGATTGTCGTTAATAACGGAATTGTCCTTGTTGACTATATTAACCAGCGTAAAGAGGCGGGGCTGAGCTCGTATGATGCGATTATTGTCGCTGTAAGGGACCGGGTACGGCCTATCTTGATGACGGCATTGACGACAATTTTAGGCTTGCTACCGTTAGCACTAGGGCTTGGGGAGGGAACCGAAATGAATCAACCGATGGGGATTGCGGTCATTGGTGGGTTGCTCACTTCGACCTTGTTGACGCTTTATATTGTACCGATTATTTATAGTTTATTTGACCGAGAAACGAGAAGGCGTGCAGTGGGGGATAAGTGA
- a CDS encoding SDR family oxidoreductase: protein MSAHFFTGFPGFIATELIKELVRVGQVGKLYAVVQAGQEQLAKDKAASIMTEMNVGIPFDIIVGDITQVNLGMSQQTVNQLYGETLTVWHLAAIYDLAVKAEIAWDVNVEGTRQVNEFVRSHPSIARYMYFSTAYVAGKREGLLLETELVRPAAFKNHYEETKFEAELLVEKLKADVAVTIIRPGIVRGHSKTGKTIKFDGPYFFMNMIDRLKWMPIIPYVGKTTACINVVPIDYIIQATVFLASKVEAAGQTVHLTDPSPHPIEEIYKAMVVELTGKKPKGRLPHAIAKTGLSSIWLQRKLGVEAETIDYLTWNATFDTMIAQSLLAGSGISCADFLESIPSMTAFYEENKKNPDFHIKIG from the coding sequence ATGAGCGCACATTTTTTTACGGGATTTCCTGGTTTTATCGCGACTGAATTGATCAAGGAATTGGTGCGTGTTGGGCAAGTAGGGAAGTTGTATGCGGTGGTGCAAGCAGGGCAAGAGCAATTGGCGAAGGATAAAGCAGCTTCGATAATGACGGAAATGAATGTTGGGATTCCTTTTGACATCATTGTAGGGGATATTACGCAAGTGAATTTAGGGATGTCTCAACAGACTGTGAACCAGTTGTATGGAGAGACATTAACGGTTTGGCATTTGGCGGCAATATACGATTTGGCTGTTAAGGCAGAAATCGCCTGGGACGTCAATGTGGAGGGGACGAGGCAGGTTAATGAGTTTGTACGCAGTCATCCCTCTATCGCCCGTTATATGTACTTCAGCACGGCTTATGTGGCGGGAAAGCGAGAAGGGTTGTTACTCGAAACTGAATTGGTTCGCCCGGCTGCCTTTAAAAATCATTACGAGGAAACGAAGTTTGAAGCAGAACTACTTGTTGAAAAGCTAAAAGCGGATGTTGCTGTGACGATTATCCGTCCGGGCATTGTCCGTGGTCATTCCAAAACAGGGAAAACGATTAAATTTGACGGACCTTATTTTTTCATGAATATGATTGATCGCCTAAAATGGATGCCTATCATCCCATATGTAGGAAAAACAACTGCCTGTATAAATGTCGTGCCGATTGACTATATTATTCAGGCAACAGTCTTTCTTGCGAGCAAAGTGGAGGCGGCAGGACAAACTGTCCATTTAACGGATCCATCGCCTCATCCAATTGAGGAGATTTATAAGGCGATGGTTGTCGAGCTGACGGGGAAAAAGCCAAAGGGAAGATTGCCGCATGCGATAGCTAAAACTGGGCTATCTTCGATTTGGCTACAGCGTAAACTAGGTGTTGAAGCAGAAACGATTGATTATTTAACATGGAATGCCACATTTGATACAATGATTGCTCAAAGTCTACTTGCGGGAAGTGGCATCAGCTGTGCTGATTTTCTCGAATCCATTCCTTCTATGACGGCATTTTATGAGGAAAATAAAAAAAATCCTGACTTTCATATTAAAATCGGATGA
- a CDS encoding TerC family protein, with protein MEAILLEYAWVLVVLIVLEGLLAADNAVVMAVMVKHLPREQQKKALFYGLLGAFVFRFAALFMITLLVDIWQIQALGAAYLLFISIKSLLDQRKNADEDPEKDEKSRKGSGFWMTVLKVELADIAFALDSMLAAVALAITLPALGNFDIGGINGGQFIVMLLGGIIGLIIMRFAARQFVVLLEKFPSLETAAFLIVGWVGVKLVVLTLAHPKLQIIDVGFPHSTGWKLTFWIVLVGIVIGGYLFGVRNSRKEDKK; from the coding sequence TTGGAAGCAATATTATTAGAATACGCATGGGTACTCGTTGTACTGATTGTATTAGAAGGATTATTGGCAGCGGATAACGCGGTCGTTATGGCGGTTATGGTGAAGCATTTACCACGTGAACAACAAAAGAAGGCCTTGTTTTATGGGTTGCTAGGTGCATTTGTCTTCCGTTTTGCAGCGTTGTTCATGATTACGTTACTTGTAGATATCTGGCAAATACAGGCATTAGGAGCCGCGTATCTGTTATTTATATCCATTAAAAGTCTTCTAGACCAGCGAAAGAATGCAGATGAAGATCCTGAAAAGGATGAAAAATCTCGAAAAGGTTCTGGTTTCTGGATGACTGTATTGAAGGTTGAACTTGCAGATATTGCATTTGCATTAGACTCAATGCTGGCTGCGGTTGCACTGGCAATCACACTTCCAGCGCTAGGTAATTTCGATATCGGTGGCATCAATGGTGGTCAATTTATCGTTATGCTATTGGGTGGTATTATCGGATTGATCATTATGCGTTTCGCAGCTCGTCAATTCGTGGTTCTATTAGAGAAATTCCCATCTCTAGAAACAGCCGCTTTTCTGATTGTCGGTTGGGTAGGTGTCAAATTGGTCGTGCTTACGCTAGCGCATCCAAAATTACAAATCATTGACGTAGGTTTCCCACATTCGACTGGATGGAAATTGACATTTTGGATTGTCCTTGTAGGAATTGTTATTGGTGGTTATTTGTTTGGTGTGAGGAATAGTCGTAAGGAAGATAAAAAATAG
- a CDS encoding potassium transporter TrkG yields MKFTRENLRRFTPAQIIVFYYFLAIAFSVLLLNLPGVYKPGVKISFMDSLFTAVSAVSVTGLTTINIWDTYTIFGLCMIMVVLQFGGIGIMSIGTFFWLIVKKRIGLRERQLIMVDHNQYSLAGVVHLIREIVKIIFLIEIIGSSILTAYMLQFYDTFSEALLNGTFLAVSATTNAGFDITGASMVPYFNDYFVQSITMILIILGAIGFPVLIEVKSYFSKKEQHFRFSLFTKITTVTFGLLLVWGTVMIFILESFHSFKGMAWHEKIFTALFHSVSSRSAGLTTHDITHFSEATDIFISSLMFIGASPSSVGGGIRTTTFAIAILFLINFARGHEVINVFNREIKLIDVFRSYAVIIVAVVMVMTALLILLITEPGVPAVALLFEITSAFGTCGMSLGITSDLSSVGKVIIMALMFIGRVGLISFLYTLGGKTKKPHYRFPKERVIIG; encoded by the coding sequence TTGAAATTCACACGTGAAAATCTTCGTAGATTTACACCAGCACAAATTATTGTTTTTTATTATTTTTTAGCCATTGCCTTTTCGGTTCTGTTGCTAAATCTACCTGGCGTTTATAAGCCTGGTGTCAAGATTAGTTTCATGGATAGTCTTTTTACAGCGGTCAGTGCCGTTAGCGTAACGGGGCTGACGACGATTAACATTTGGGATACGTATACGATTTTCGGGCTGTGTATGATTATGGTTGTTCTCCAATTTGGTGGGATTGGCATCATGTCGATTGGCACATTTTTTTGGTTAATCGTCAAAAAGCGAATTGGTCTGCGTGAGCGTCAATTGATTATGGTCGATCATAACCAATATAGCTTGGCGGGAGTTGTGCATCTGATAAGGGAAATCGTTAAGATTATTTTTTTGATTGAAATAATAGGAAGCTCAATTTTAACGGCTTATATGTTGCAATTTTACGATACGTTTAGTGAAGCACTTCTGAATGGTACTTTTTTGGCGGTATCGGCAACTACAAATGCAGGATTTGATATTACCGGCGCATCAATGGTTCCTTATTTTAATGATTATTTTGTTCAATCAATAACGATGATTTTGATTATCCTTGGGGCCATTGGTTTTCCAGTTTTAATCGAAGTGAAAAGTTATTTCTCGAAAAAAGAACAACATTTTCGTTTTTCTTTATTTACTAAAATAACAACCGTGACATTTGGTCTTCTGCTAGTCTGGGGGACTGTGATGATTTTTATATTGGAATCTTTTCACTCCTTTAAAGGTATGGCGTGGCATGAAAAAATTTTCACTGCGCTATTCCACTCGGTATCATCTAGGTCAGCGGGATTGACAACGCATGATATCACGCATTTTAGTGAAGCAACGGATATTTTCATTAGCTCGCTGATGTTTATTGGTGCATCTCCAAGCTCCGTTGGGGGTGGAATAAGGACGACAACATTTGCGATAGCCATCCTATTTCTCATTAACTTTGCACGTGGTCATGAAGTGATTAATGTGTTTAACAGGGAGATTAAGCTGATTGATGTATTCCGTTCCTATGCGGTCATTATCGTTGCAGTTGTTATGGTCATGACGGCATTGCTTATTTTACTCATAACAGAACCGGGGGTACCGGCTGTTGCACTATTATTTGAAATTACATCAGCATTCGGAACCTGTGGAATGTCGCTGGGGATTACATCGGATCTTTCGAGTGTCGGAAAAGTAATCATTATGGCATTGATGTTCATCGGGCGGGTGGGGCTCATTTCATTCCTTTATACATTAGGGGGAAAAACGAAAAAACCGCATTATCGCTTCCCGAAGGAACGTGTGATAATTGGATGA
- a CDS encoding radical SAM protein — protein sequence MNIILSTLNAKYIHTNIAIRYLKSYALPEYNSTLAEYTIKDPTINIVSDLYQKMPDVVGFSLYIWNIEETIKVIRMLKKVKPNVKIIAGGPEVMYDYDYWLERVPEIDVIAIGEGERTFKQLLDVFAGKEDISTVQGIAYHKENQLKITAPGPKLDLRELPSPFRFEEDIPELGKRVTYIETSRGCPFSCQFCLSSIEVGVRYFNRDAIKDDIRYLMANGAKTIKFVDRTFNISRSYAMEMFQFLIDEHVPGTVFQFEITGDIMRPEVIHFLNENAPAGLFRFEIGVQSTNDLTNELVQRRQNFEKLSRTVTMVKEGGKIDQHLDLIAGLPEEDYASFRNTFNEVFAMRPEELQLGFLKLLRGTGLRIQAEQYGYTFVDEAPYEIFSNNVLSFDDIIRIKHTEDVLEKYWNDNRLPRTVEYLVSEVFETPFDFFQQFGTYWETQGWSRIGHQLEDLFTRLNDFLVEHNQTDMAITRSLMKMDYLAHQKFQPRKVWWQDDMPTDELVAIEQQLLNNPSILGESFASYGLTARNIRKQTFITPIAVNPADVEIGVVEKAFGYLVTVFKHGEQAKFSFYNQAIAIS from the coding sequence ATGAACATCATACTTTCAACGTTAAATGCGAAATATATTCATACTAATATCGCCATCCGCTATTTAAAATCATATGCATTACCAGAATATAATTCGACCCTTGCTGAATATACAATTAAGGATCCAACGATAAATATCGTATCAGATTTATATCAAAAAATGCCAGACGTTGTCGGATTCAGTCTCTATATCTGGAATATTGAAGAAACGATTAAAGTAATACGTATGCTTAAAAAAGTAAAACCAAATGTCAAAATTATTGCAGGTGGCCCTGAAGTAATGTATGACTACGATTATTGGTTAGAACGCGTACCAGAAATCGATGTGATTGCTATCGGTGAAGGGGAAAGAACCTTTAAACAGTTGTTGGATGTCTTTGCAGGTAAGGAAGATATTTCGACTGTACAAGGAATTGCCTATCATAAGGAAAACCAGTTGAAAATTACAGCTCCTGGCCCAAAACTAGATTTGCGCGAGCTACCTAGTCCTTTTCGCTTCGAGGAAGATATACCGGAACTAGGCAAACGCGTAACGTATATTGAAACAAGCCGTGGTTGTCCATTTTCTTGTCAATTTTGCCTATCCTCTATCGAAGTCGGCGTACGCTACTTCAATCGGGATGCCATTAAAGATGATATTCGTTATTTAATGGCGAATGGTGCCAAAACCATCAAGTTCGTCGATCGAACGTTTAATATTAGTAGAAGTTATGCCATGGAAATGTTCCAATTTTTAATTGATGAACATGTCCCGGGAACGGTATTTCAATTCGAAATTACCGGTGATATTATGCGCCCGGAAGTCATCCATTTCTTGAATGAAAACGCGCCTGCTGGACTATTCCGTTTTGAGATTGGTGTACAGTCTACAAACGATTTAACGAATGAACTTGTGCAACGACGCCAAAACTTTGAAAAACTATCACGGACTGTGACAATGGTCAAAGAAGGCGGAAAGATTGACCAGCATTTAGACTTAATCGCGGGATTGCCTGAAGAGGATTATGCTTCGTTCCGTAATACATTCAATGAGGTTTTCGCCATGCGACCAGAGGAATTACAACTCGGCTTCTTGAAATTGCTACGTGGAACTGGGCTGCGTATCCAAGCGGAACAATACGGTTATACATTTGTTGATGAAGCGCCTTATGAGATATTCTCTAATAATGTACTATCATTCGATGATATTATACGCATCAAGCATACAGAAGATGTCCTCGAAAAGTATTGGAACGATAATCGCTTGCCACGCACTGTCGAATATCTCGTATCAGAGGTTTTTGAAACACCATTCGACTTCTTCCAACAGTTTGGAACGTACTGGGAAACACAGGGCTGGTCCAGAATCGGTCATCAGCTAGAAGACTTATTCACCCGTCTGAACGATTTTCTTGTGGAACATAATCAGACAGATATGGCCATTACACGTAGTCTCATGAAGATGGATTACTTAGCGCATCAGAAATTCCAACCACGGAAAGTATGGTGGCAAGATGATATGCCTACGGACGAGCTTGTCGCGATTGAACAACAACTACTGAACAATCCGAGTATCCTAGGAGAAAGTTTTGCCTCTTACGGTTTAACTGCACGCAATATCCGTAAACAAACATTCATCACACCCATTGCAGTAAACCCCGCAGACGTAGAAATTGGGGTTGTCGAAAAAGCATTTGGCTACCTTGTAACGGTGTTTAAACATGGTGAGCAAGCAAAGTTTTCGTTCTACAACCAAGCGATAGCTATTTCATAA